In Musa acuminata AAA Group cultivar baxijiao chromosome BXJ3-9, Cavendish_Baxijiao_AAA, whole genome shotgun sequence, a single genomic region encodes these proteins:
- the LOC135648454 gene encoding endo-1,4-beta-xylanase 1-like — translation MADCAIHQSLSEVSGVRLHDGDENIILNPNFDDGLDNWSGRGGCKILLHESMDDGKILPLDGGKYFASATERTQSWNGIQQDITGRVQRKLAYEVTATVRIFGKATTTAEVRATLYVQTPNGRDQYIGIGKLQASDKDWVQLQGKFLINGVASKAVIFIEGPPVDTDILLNSLVVKHAEKSSPSTPPDFENVLYGVNVIQNSNLVDDSDGLSGWFPLGPCKLSVANNGAPRVLPSMASDSLGTHEPLNGRYILVTDRTQTWMGPAQTITDKLRLHVTYQVSAWVRLGPQRNGPQNVNVALGVDSQWVNGGQVEVNDQRWYEIGGSFRIETQPSRVMVYVQGPSSGVDLMVAGLQIFPVDRKARFKHLKKLTDKVRKRDVVLKISGSDGDSTPLGSFVKVRQMKNSFPFGSCVMRTNIDNEDFVDFFVKNFNWAVFGNELKWYWTEPQQGTLNYADADELLDLCKKNGMEARGHCIFWEVENAVQSWVRSLNTNDLTTAVQNRLNGLLTRYKDQFSHYDVNNEMLHGSFYQDRLGKDIRASMFKTANQLDPAAALFVNDYNVESAADIRATPDTYIEQILGLQDQGAPVGGIGLQGHVSTPVGPVISSALDKLGILGLPIWFTEVDVSAANEYVRADDLEVMLREAYAHPAVEGIMLWGFWELFMSRDNAHLVNAEGDLNEAGRRYLKLMQEWLSHGHGKLDEQGEFKFRGFHGTYSVEIITLTKKISQTFTVEKGDSPLVVNISL, via the exons ATGGCCGATTGCGCTATTCACCAGTCTCTTTCTGAG GTGTCGGGTGTAAGATTGCATGATGGAGACGAGAACATCATACTTAACCCTAACTTCGACGATGGGCTCGACAACTGGTCCGGCAGGGGAGGATGCAAAATCCTACTTCATGAATCGATGGACGACGGGAAGATACTTCCACTCGACGGCGGGAAGTACTTCGCTTCCGCAACGGAACGCACTCAGAGCTGGAATGGGATTCAGCAGGATATCACCGGCAGGGTGCAGAGGAAGCTCGCTTATGAGGTCACTGCCACTGTTAGGATCTTCGGCAAAGCTACGACGACCGCCGAAGTCAGGGCAACTCTCTATGTTCAAACACCGAATGGTCGTGACCAATACATCGGTATCGGCAA GTTGCAGGCTTCCGATAAGGATTGGGTGCAATTGCAAGGCAAGTTTCTCATAAATGGTGTGGCTTCCAAGGCTGTCATATTCATTGAAGGGCCGCCCGTGGACACCGATATCCTTCTGAACAGCTTGGTAGTCAAACATGCAGAGAAGAGCTCTCCATCGACTCCTCCAGATTTCGAG AACGTTCTTTACGGAGTCAACGTAATCCAGAACAGCAATCTTGTCGACGATTCTGATGGCTTAAGTGGGTGGTTTCCTCTCGGCCCCTGTAAGCTGAGCGTCGCCAACAACGGCGCGCCTCGCGTGCTGCCGTCCATGGCGAGTGACTCACTCGGGACGCACGAACCTTTAAATGGCCGCTACATTCTCGTCACCGACCGCACGCAGACATGGATGGGTCCTGCTCAGACGATCACCGACAAGCTTCGGTTGCATGTGACGTATCAGGTATCTGCTTGGGTTCGCCTCGGCCCTCAGAGGAATGGCCCTCAAAACGTCAACGTCGCTCTCGGCGTAGATAGCCAGTGGGTAAACGGAGGTCAGGTCGAGGTTAATGATCAGAGATGGTACGAGATTGGAGGATCATTCAGGATCGAGACGCAGCCATCGAGAGTCATGGTTTACGTTCAAGGCCCTTCTTCTGGAGTTGATCTCATGGTCGCTGGGCTTCAGATTTTTCCTGTCGACAGGAAAGCAAGATTCAAGCATCTCAAGAAACTTACTGACAAG GTACGAAAACGAGACGTGGTTCTCAAGATTTCAGGTTCGGATGGTGATAGCACTCCGCTTGGGTCGTTCGTGAAGGTTCGGCAGATGAAGAACAGCTTCCCCTTCGGCTCATGCGTCATGCGCACAAACATAGACAACGAAGACTTCGTGGACTTCTTCGTCAAGAACTTCAACTGGGCAGTGTTCGGGAACGAGCTGAAGTGGTACTGGACGGAGCCGCAGCAAGGGACCTTGAACTATGCCGACGCCGACGAGCTCTTGGATCTGTGTAAGAAGAACGGTATGGAGGCAAGAGGACACTGCATCTTCTGGGAAGTGGAAAACGCTGTGCAGAGCTGGGTTCGATCCCTGAACACGAACGACCTGACGACGGCGGTGCAGAATCGTCTCAATGGTCTTCTCACAAGGTATAAAGATCAGTTCAGCCACTACGACGTCAACAACGAGATGCTCCATGGTTCCTTCTATCAAGATAGGCTGGGAAAGGACATAAGAGCCTCCATGTTCAAGACTGCCAACCAGTTGGATCCCGCTGCTGCACTGTTCGTGAATGACTACAATGTGGAGAGCGCCGCTGATATCCGAGCAACTCCTGACACGTACATCGAGCAAATACTTGGCCTGCAAGACCAAGGTGCACCGGTTGGAGGAATTGGACTCCAAGGACATGTGAGCACCCCAGTAGGGCCTGTGATATCCTCTGCACTCGATAAGCTGGGCATTCTTGGCCTTCCCATCTGGTTCACCGAGGTAGATGTGTCGGCGGCCAACGAGTACGTTCGAGCTGACGACTTGGAGGTGATGCTCCGGGAAGCGTACGCCCACCCGGCGGTGGAGGGCATCATGCTATGGGGTTTCTGGGAGCTGTTCATGAGCCGAGACAATGCGCACTTGGTGAACGCTGAAGGTGACCTTAATGAAGCAGGACGGAGGTACCTGAAACTTATGCAGGAGTGGCTGTCGCATGGTCATGGGAAACTTGATGAACAAGGTGAGTTCAAGTTCAGAGGCTTTCATGGCACTTACAGCGTTGAGATCATTACTCTCACGAAGAAGATCTCTCAGACCTTCACTGTTGAAAAGGGTGATTCTCCACTCGTCGTCAACATAAGTTTATAG
- the LOC135650249 gene encoding deoxyuridine 5'-triphosphate nucleotidohydrolase-like isoform X1 — MGNAVAGGIAAKSFPRLYTSKPYRRSSIAPYPSFVILPPPLSRARMASSDAVNGGSPGVQEPSPKVPKLSQNGGLHGEIRLPLIRVKKLSQNAILPSRASPLSAGYDLSSAAGVLVPARGKALVPTDLSIAIPDDTYARIAPRSGLAWKHSIDVGAGVIDADYRGPIGVILFNHSDVDFEVKPGDRIAQVIIERIMTPEVVEVLDLDSTVRGDGGFGSTDSEAVTTLRD, encoded by the exons ATGGGAAACGCCGTGGCGGGAGGTATTGCCGCCAAAAGTTTCCCGAGGCTTTATACCTCGAAGCCCTACCGCCGCTCCTCCATTGCGCCATATCCATCCTTCGTTATCCTTCCTCCGCCTCTATCCCGAGCCAGAATGGCCTCCAGCGACGCTGTCAATGGCGGCAGCCCGGGCGTCCAGGAGCCGTCTCCAAAGGTCCCAAAGCTCTCTCAGAACGGTGGCCTCCACGGGGAGATCCGGCTCCCTCTTATTCGCGTCAAGAAGCTATCGCAAAATGCCATCTTGCCTTCTAGGGCTTCCCCTCTTTCCGCCGGCTACGATCTCTCAAG CGCCGCGGGAGTGCTAGTGCCTGCTCGAGGCAAAGCCCTCGTTCCTACCGACCTCAGCATCGCCATTCCGGATGACACTTATGCCCGCATTG CCCCGAGATCGGGCCTGGCATGGAAGCACTCGATCGATGTGGGAGCCGGCGTGATCGATGCTGACTACCGTGGGCCTATTGGTGTCATTCTGTTCAACCACTCGGATGTGGACTTTGAGGTGAAGCCTGGGGATCGGATAGCTCAGGTGATAATTGAAAGGATCATGACCCCAGAAGTCGTGGAGGTTCTTGATTTGGATTCCACTGTCAGGGGCGATGGAGGGTTTGGATCCACAG ACTCAGAGGCAGTCACCACATTGAGGGATTGA
- the LOC135648828 gene encoding aspartic proteinase nepenthesin-1-like, whose product MATSELLLLIALLLHEPLASVASPGFRVGLTHVDSARPFAFTERFHRAVRRSWHRREVLDAKMSSSRSGIAASVEWGDGEYLIDLAIGTPMLPITAVLDTGSDLTWTQCGPCFECLPQPSPYYDPSDSSTFAVLPCPCPSCTGIPTRCTLRRCHYNVTYEDGTISLGFLATEALTFGRNTSVAGFTFGCSTRNTGSLSNSTGIVGMGRGPLSLPSQLHPSKFSYCLTPFNSSTTGHLFLGSMADLGGGFVHSTPIVLSPNNYSSSSFYYLSLQGISVGHTLLPIPNTTFQLKADGSGGLIVDSGTLVTFLEEAGYDILRKELIPLVHLPVANQTSTGLDLCFWLPPGSSSPPAMPDMIFHFDGADMTIPPSNYMYSDFEQGLFCLVITRTTGMSVLGNYQQQNLHVLFDLDADVLSFVPAMCDGL is encoded by the coding sequence ATGGCAACCAGCGAGCTACTTTTGCTAATTGCTCTTCTCTTGCATGAGCCCCTTGCCTCGGTTGCGTCCCCGGGGTTTCGAGTCGGCCTCACCCATGTCGATTCAGCTCGACCGTTCGCTTTCACCGAGCGCTTCCACCGCGCCGTCCGGCGGAGCTGGCACCGGAGGGAGGTCCTGGACGCCAAGATGAGTAGCTCCCGGAGCGGCATCGCTGCCTCCGTCGAGTGGGGAGACGGAGAGTACCTGATCGACCTTGCCATCGGCACCCCGATGCTCCCCATCACCGCCGTCCTCGACACCGGCAGCGATCTCACTTGGACGCAGTGCGGGCCGTGCTTCGAGTGCTTGCCGCAGCCCAGCCCCTACTACGATCCCTCCGACTCCTCCACCTTCGCCGTGCTCCCGTGCCCCTGCCCCTCCTGCACCGGGATCCCAACCAGGTGCACCCTGCGGCGGTGCCATTACAACGTGACCTACGAGGACGGAACCATCAGCCTAGGCTTCCTCGCGACCGAGGCGCTCACCTTCGGTCGCAACACGTCGGTCGCCGGCTTCACTTTCGGGTGCAGTACAAGAAACACCGGCTCGCTGTCGAACTCCACCGGCATCGTCGGCATGGGGCGAGGGCCGCTGTCGCTGCCATCTCAGCTGCACCCCAGCAAGTTCTCTTATTGCCTCACTCCTTTCAACAGTTCCACCACCGGCCATCTCTTCCTTGGTTCCATGGCCGACCTGGGAGGTGGCTTCGTTCACAGCACACCTATAGTGTTAAGCCCTAACAATTACTCCTCCAGCTCTTTCTACTACCTCTCCTTACAGGGGATATCGGTCGGCCACACCCTCCTTCCCATCCCAAACACAACGTTTCAGCTAAAAGCGGATGGGTCCGGCGGTCTCATCGTCGATTCAGGCACCCTCGTAACTTTTTTGGAGGAGGCCGGGTATGACATCCTCAGGAAAGAGCTCATCCCGCTAGTGCATCTACCCGTGGCGAATCAGACATCCACGGGCCTTGATCTCTGCTTCTGGTTGCCGCCGGGATCGAGCTCCCCTCCTGCCATGCCGGACATGATATTCCACTTCGACGGTGCTGATATGACTATTCCTCCATCAAACTACATGTATTCCGACTTCGAGCAGGGATTGTTTTGCTTGGTGATCACACGCACGACTGGGATGTCGGTCCTGGGCAACTACCAGCAGCAGAACCTGCACGTCCTCTTTGATCTTGACGCCGACGTGCTGTCCTTCGTTCCGGCGATGTGCGATGGACTCTGA
- the LOC103997337 gene encoding homeobox-leucine zipper protein HOX19, whose product MEVNDDRDDVQETALSLRLNYDGGSSHLSTGDHPRPQAATPVEPSLTLVLPSMACSVSGVVGRMPSSHSVISSISGGRPSKVKRENDGRISDEEEDGAARKKLRLTKEQSALLEDKFKEHATLNPKQKQALARQLNLRPRQVEVWFQNRRARTKLKKTEVECEFLRKCCETLREENRRLLQEIQELKSLDFQAPRYMHPPGGAAAGTFQTCPSCKNRDEGGSPAVAPKTRFFNPFAHSAAY is encoded by the exons ATGGAAGTGAATGACGATAGAGACGACGTGCAGGAGACTGCGCTTTCTCTTCGACTCAATTATGATGGCGGAAGTAGTCATCTCTCGACCGGCGATCATCCCCGGCCACAGGCTGCTACCCCTGTTGAGCCCTCTCTGACCCTTGTCCTCCCAAGCATGGCCTGTTCGGTGAGTGGAGTCGTCGGCCGGATGCCTTCTTCTCATAGTGTGATATCATCGATTTCCGGTGGTCGTCCCTCTAAGGTTAAGAGGGAGAACGATGGCAGGATCAGCGATGAGGAGGAAGACGGTGCAGCTAGGAAGAAGCTCAGGCTCACCAAGGAGCAGTCTGCCCTTTTGGAAGACAAGTTCAAGGAGCATGCTACTCTCAATCCG AAGCAAAAACAAGCTTTGGCCAGGCAATTGAACCTTCGTCCTCGGCAGGTCGAAGTATGGTTCCAGAACAGGAGAGCCAG GACAAAGCTCAAGAAAACCGAAGTCGAGTGCGAGTTCCTGCGAAAGTGCTGCGAGACGCTGAGAGAAGAGAACAGGAGGCTGCTGCAGGAGATACAGGAGCTCAAGTCGCTCGACTTTCAAGCGCCCCGATACATGCATCCCCCCGGGGGCGCCGCCGCCGGTACCTTCCAGACGTGCCCATCGTGCAAGAACAGAGACGAAGGCGGATCTCCTGCGGTGGCCCCGAAGACTCGCTTCTTCAACCCCTTCGCCCACTCGGCAGCGTACTGA
- the LOC135650248 gene encoding probable BOI-related E3 ubiquitin-protein ligase 3, translating to MAVETHHLHLASSQILRNRDDINGVEVPSDIYDMQLGFVPTASGFNAGSFLPLCNSSAVMTATSDSGLTFHNHPVAMASRKRPRDADGALSFLGEDMSSHFQQQMLDVDRLIVHHAEKVRVELMERLKRFLRRIIASVEEGLSKRLKAKEEEIERMSKLNWALEERIKSLCVENQMWRDLARSNEAAAQVLRSNLEQALAAAQVKAEKDAAAIAVDDADSCCCGDNAEDENKGSAAVKGKKLQWSRLCRFCQEREPSVLLLPCRHLCVCAACGPAVVACPICNCSTNGTVIVNMS from the exons ATGGCAGTCGAAACCCACCATCTCCACCTCGCCTCTTCCCAAATCCTAAGGAACAG GGACGACATTAATGGTGTAGAGGTGCCATCAGACATCTACGACATGCAATTGGGATTCGTCCCGACGGCTTCCGGCTTCAACGCCGGTTCTTTTCTCCCCCTCTGCAACTCTTCTGCAGTGATGACCGCCACCTCCGACAGCGGCCTTACCTTCCACAACCACCCCGTAGCCATGGCTTCGAGAAAGCGGCCGCGAGACGCCGATGGCGCGCTTTCTTTCCTCGGTGAGGATATGTCATCCCACTTTCAGCAGCAGATGCTCGACGTTGATCGCCTCATCGTTCATCAC GCTGAGAAGGTGAGAGTGGAGCTGATGGAGCGGCTGAAGCGGTTCTTGAGGCGAATCATCGCGTCGGTGGAAGAAGGCCTGTCGAAGCGGCtgaaggccaaagaagaggagatCGAGAGAATGAGCAAGCTGAACTGGGCACTGGAGGAGCGCATCAAGAGCCTCTGCGTCGAGAACCAGATGTGGCGGGACTTGGCGCGGAGCAACGAGGCGGCCGCCCAGGTGCTGCGGAGCAACCTGGAACAGGCTCTCGCGGCCGCGCAGGTCAAAGCCGAGAAGGACGCGGCAGCGATCGCCGTCGATGACGCCGACTCCTGCTGCTGCGGCGACAATGCGGAGGACGAGAACAAGGGATCTGCGGCGGTGAAGGGGAAGAAGTTGCAGTGGAGTAGGCTGTGCAGATTCTGCCAAGAACGGGAGCCGTCGGTGCTGCTGCTACCGTGCCGGCATCTCTGCGTGTGCGCGGCCTGCGGGCCCGCGGTCGTCGCCTGTCCCATCTGTAACTGCAGCACGAATGGGACTGTCATTGTGAACATGTCTTGA
- the LOC135650249 gene encoding deoxyuridine 5'-triphosphate nucleotidohydrolase-like isoform X3, with translation MGNAVAGGIAAKSFPRLYTSKPYRRSSIAPYPSFVILPPPLSRARMASSDAVNGGSPGVQEPSPKVPKLSQNGGLHGEIRLPLIRVKKLSQNAILPSRASPLSAGYDLSSAAGVLVPARGKALVPTDLSIAIPDDTYARIAPRSGLAWKHSIDVGAGVIDADYRGPIGVILFNHSDVDFEVKPGDRIAQVIIERIMTPEVVEVLDLDSTVRGDGGFGSTGV, from the exons ATGGGAAACGCCGTGGCGGGAGGTATTGCCGCCAAAAGTTTCCCGAGGCTTTATACCTCGAAGCCCTACCGCCGCTCCTCCATTGCGCCATATCCATCCTTCGTTATCCTTCCTCCGCCTCTATCCCGAGCCAGAATGGCCTCCAGCGACGCTGTCAATGGCGGCAGCCCGGGCGTCCAGGAGCCGTCTCCAAAGGTCCCAAAGCTCTCTCAGAACGGTGGCCTCCACGGGGAGATCCGGCTCCCTCTTATTCGCGTCAAGAAGCTATCGCAAAATGCCATCTTGCCTTCTAGGGCTTCCCCTCTTTCCGCCGGCTACGATCTCTCAAG CGCCGCGGGAGTGCTAGTGCCTGCTCGAGGCAAAGCCCTCGTTCCTACCGACCTCAGCATCGCCATTCCGGATGACACTTATGCCCGCATTG CCCCGAGATCGGGCCTGGCATGGAAGCACTCGATCGATGTGGGAGCCGGCGTGATCGATGCTGACTACCGTGGGCCTATTGGTGTCATTCTGTTCAACCACTCGGATGTGGACTTTGAGGTGAAGCCTGGGGATCGGATAGCTCAGGTGATAATTGAAAGGATCATGACCCCAGAAGTCGTGGAGGTTCTTGATTTGGATTCCACTGTCAGGGGCGATGGAGGGTTTGGATCCACAGGTGTGTGA
- the LOC135650249 gene encoding deoxyuridine 5'-triphosphate nucleotidohydrolase-like isoform X2 → MGNAVAGGIAAKSFPRLYTSKPYRRSSIAPYPSFVILPPPLSRARMASSDAVNGGSPGVQEPSPKVPKLSQNGGLHGEIRLPLIRVKKLSQNAILPSRASPLSAGYDLSSAAGVLVPARGKALVPTDLSIAIPDDTYARIAPRSGLAWKHSIDVGAGVIDADYRGPIGVILFNHSDVDFEVKPGDRIAQVIIERIMTPEVVEVLDLDSTVRGDGGFGSTVSADNM, encoded by the exons ATGGGAAACGCCGTGGCGGGAGGTATTGCCGCCAAAAGTTTCCCGAGGCTTTATACCTCGAAGCCCTACCGCCGCTCCTCCATTGCGCCATATCCATCCTTCGTTATCCTTCCTCCGCCTCTATCCCGAGCCAGAATGGCCTCCAGCGACGCTGTCAATGGCGGCAGCCCGGGCGTCCAGGAGCCGTCTCCAAAGGTCCCAAAGCTCTCTCAGAACGGTGGCCTCCACGGGGAGATCCGGCTCCCTCTTATTCGCGTCAAGAAGCTATCGCAAAATGCCATCTTGCCTTCTAGGGCTTCCCCTCTTTCCGCCGGCTACGATCTCTCAAG CGCCGCGGGAGTGCTAGTGCCTGCTCGAGGCAAAGCCCTCGTTCCTACCGACCTCAGCATCGCCATTCCGGATGACACTTATGCCCGCATTG CCCCGAGATCGGGCCTGGCATGGAAGCACTCGATCGATGTGGGAGCCGGCGTGATCGATGCTGACTACCGTGGGCCTATTGGTGTCATTCTGTTCAACCACTCGGATGTGGACTTTGAGGTGAAGCCTGGGGATCGGATAGCTCAGGTGATAATTGAAAGGATCATGACCCCAGAAGTCGTGGAGGTTCTTGATTTGGATTCCACTGTCAGGGGCGATGGAGGGTTTGGATCCACAG TTAGTGCTGACAACATGTGA